The Niastella koreensis GR20-10 genome includes a window with the following:
- a CDS encoding winged helix-turn-helix transcriptional regulator — protein sequence MEKYRSRCAINLAVEVFGDKWSLIIIRDMMFGGKRHFRELLQSDEKISSNILTDRLNMLEREGVISKDSDPEHKQKIIYRLTQKGIDLLPIIIQAVIWSFKYMPFDPEVNRHAKMIVEGGPEVLETVMQQLRKEHLKN from the coding sequence ATGGAGAAATACAGGTCTCGTTGCGCCATAAACCTGGCAGTCGAAGTGTTTGGAGATAAGTGGAGCTTGATTATCATTAGGGATATGATGTTCGGGGGCAAGAGGCATTTCCGCGAATTACTTCAATCGGATGAAAAAATCTCGTCTAACATTCTAACCGACAGGCTCAATATGCTTGAACGGGAAGGGGTGATCTCGAAGGATAGCGACCCGGAACATAAACAGAAGATCATTTATCGCCTGACTCAAAAGGGGATTGATCTTTTGCCCATCATCATCCAGGCAGTCATTTGGAGTTTCAAGTATATGCCATTCGATCCTGAGGTTAACCGGCACGCCAAAATGATCGTCGAAGGCGGCCCGGAAGTATTGGAAACGGTTATGCAGCAATTAAGAAAGGAACATCTGAAGAATTAA
- a CDS encoding TolC family protein produces MKKRLFGILLSILTIPAFSQDYLSRYIDSGLINNQVLKEKNISLEQSLLMLKNAKSFFQPALAFNTDYLSAQGGRSIELPLGDLLNNVYSTLNQLTSSQKFPQAKNVNQQFLPTNFYDARFRISYPLFNIDLYYNKKISGKILVMAEYEVNIYRQQLTKEIKQAYFSYCSSLDAVRIYQSALQLVDQNLKVSRSLEKNGKGLPANVLRAESEQQNVSAKIIEAENVRVTARNYLNFLINRPLTDSVIFEPHGIPDSVVKVLATEPNTTDRSELIQINTEIELSATVIKQNQSFYIPRVNTFLDLGSQASNFEFGTQSRYYLFGTQLSIPIFSGGRNRNNIKLAQLEQSSLFQQKDQLSKQLQVAALSARNNLVTAIAEVQATELQLNAARAYFNLIDKGYNEGSNSLIEFIDARDQLTDASLKLNIARYNALAQLAEYERQTETSKVKVK; encoded by the coding sequence ATGAAAAAAAGACTGTTTGGTATACTCTTAAGTATTCTCACCATCCCCGCTTTCTCCCAGGACTATTTATCCCGGTATATTGATTCCGGCCTGATCAATAATCAGGTACTAAAAGAAAAGAATATTTCACTGGAGCAGAGTTTGCTGATGCTTAAGAATGCGAAGAGTTTTTTTCAGCCGGCGCTGGCATTCAACACGGATTATTTGTCTGCGCAGGGAGGGCGGTCAATTGAACTCCCATTAGGTGATCTTTTAAATAATGTATACTCTACCCTTAACCAGTTGACGTCGTCCCAGAAATTCCCGCAGGCAAAAAATGTGAACCAGCAATTTCTACCCACTAATTTTTATGATGCGCGCTTTCGCATTTCCTACCCTTTATTCAACATTGATCTCTATTATAATAAGAAGATCAGCGGTAAGATCTTGGTGATGGCGGAATATGAAGTGAACATCTACCGTCAGCAACTGACGAAGGAAATTAAGCAGGCCTATTTTAGTTACTGTTCTTCGCTTGATGCTGTACGTATTTACCAAAGCGCCCTTCAACTGGTTGATCAAAATCTAAAAGTGAGCCGGTCATTGGAGAAAAACGGTAAAGGTTTGCCGGCCAACGTTTTGCGGGCAGAGAGCGAGCAGCAAAATGTATCCGCAAAAATAATCGAAGCGGAAAATGTTCGTGTAACTGCAAGGAATTACCTGAATTTCCTGATTAACCGGCCATTGACCGACTCCGTCATATTCGAACCCCATGGTATTCCTGATTCTGTAGTCAAGGTTCTCGCAACTGAACCGAATACGACCGACCGAAGTGAATTAATTCAGATCAATACGGAAATCGAACTCTCGGCTACGGTCATCAAACAAAATCAGAGCTTTTATATTCCCAGGGTGAATACCTTTCTGGATTTGGGTTCTCAAGCCTCCAATTTCGAATTTGGAACACAAAGCCGCTATTATCTATTTGGGACGCAGCTCAGCATCCCCATATTCAGCGGGGGACGAAACAGGAACAATATCAAACTGGCGCAGTTGGAACAATCTTCACTCTTTCAGCAAAAAGACCAGTTGAGCAAGCAATTGCAGGTTGCCGCTTTATCTGCCAGGAATAATTTGGTGACGGCCATCGCCGAAGTCCAGGCAACTGAGTTGCAACTAAACGCCGCCAGGGCTTATTTCAATTTGATCGACAAGGGTTACAATGAAGGATCGAACTCCCTGATTGAGTTCATCGATGCCAGGGACCAGCTAACAGATGCATCATTAAAATTAAACATTGCACGATATAACGCCCTGGCCCAGTTGGCTGAGTATGAAAGACAAACCGAAACATCAAAAGTAAAAGTAAAATGA
- a CDS encoding efflux RND transporter periplasmic adaptor subunit, translating into MKIKKITTALALSAALVSCGQKEKKVVTSTDDNLTTVKVVKVSTEEIRDSIKVDGLLATENEAKLSFKTSGVIDRIYVKEGEFVKKGQLLAALKMTEISSQLEQAKLSVEKTQRDYERASNLYKDSVVTLEQMQNAKTAFEVAKRTLDAIAFDLQYACINAEANGFVTAKLGNEGEVTGPGIPVLTVDEASGSNDFLLRVGVTDEQWATINTGQKASVQLDAFANKTFTGYVYRKSISADKSGGSFLVDIKVNFNSQTPAVGMFGKAVIAPSKPIKEYTIPYEALIQVNGEHAQVYLAEDDHSLKKIDILIGTFNEKNVIVRSGIKEGDAVIVSNEAFLNEKSKIAIAK; encoded by the coding sequence ATGAAAATCAAAAAAATTACCACTGCCTTAGCCTTATCCGCAGCCCTGGTGTCTTGTGGACAGAAGGAAAAAAAAGTTGTCACTTCCACGGATGATAATCTCACTACGGTGAAAGTGGTTAAAGTAAGCACGGAAGAGATAAGGGATTCCATAAAAGTCGACGGACTGCTTGCTACGGAAAATGAAGCTAAGTTGTCGTTTAAAACAAGCGGCGTAATTGATCGGATTTACGTAAAGGAAGGGGAGTTCGTAAAAAAAGGACAGTTATTAGCTGCCCTTAAAATGACCGAGATCAGTTCCCAACTGGAACAGGCAAAGCTATCAGTTGAGAAAACTCAGCGGGATTATGAACGCGCAAGCAATTTATACAAAGACAGCGTAGTTACACTTGAGCAAATGCAAAACGCTAAGACCGCGTTTGAGGTCGCTAAAAGAACTTTAGATGCGATTGCCTTTGATCTGCAATATGCCTGTATCAATGCAGAGGCCAACGGATTTGTTACGGCTAAATTAGGCAATGAGGGCGAGGTCACTGGCCCCGGCATCCCGGTGCTTACGGTTGATGAGGCTTCGGGGAGCAACGATTTTTTGTTGAGGGTTGGAGTTACCGATGAGCAATGGGCGACGATCAACACCGGTCAAAAAGCGTCTGTTCAGCTTGACGCTTTTGCAAATAAGACTTTTACCGGGTACGTGTATCGTAAATCTATATCCGCCGACAAATCGGGTGGGTCATTTCTGGTCGATATTAAAGTAAATTTTAATAGTCAAACCCCCGCGGTGGGTATGTTCGGGAAAGCGGTCATCGCACCCAGCAAGCCAATAAAGGAGTATACGATTCCATATGAGGCCCTGATACAGGTAAATGGAGAACATGCGCAGGTTTATCTGGCGGAAGACGATCATTCTTTAAAGAAAATCGATATCCTGATCGGAACATTCAACGAAAAAAATGTGATTGTCAGGTCGGGAATTAAGGAAGGAGATGCAGTAATCGTATCAAACGAAGCATTCCTTAATGAAAAATCTAAAATAGCCATAGCAAAATAG
- a CDS encoding efflux RND transporter permease subunit — translation MKITAYSVKNYQFTLVMSLMAAVIGLVTILTMPRAEDAEIRPPAYFINVVYPGTNSKSMEELVVKPIEKKLYDLDDVDKLTSTVQDGLSVTNILFKYSTDWEIKYQDVVREINSLRGDLPPDLYKIEIKKMDPTEVNILQLGLASENASYKVLRDQADKLKKELEKIPELKNVAYSGFPEQIVRIDLNLSKMAKLNIPLNTVVGTLQGEAVNTPGGSININTKSYDIKTNGKYKSVDDIAGTVVYNANGKIVLLKDIADVRFNYEDEKYITRVNGHRCVLVSACLKSGSNIAVAQKKYLPVIAAYTEKLPASVRLIKVFDQADNVAYRLNGLGKDFLIAIVLVLITLLPLGIRPALIVMVAIPLSLSLGLVGLSYLNISLNQFSIVGLIVALSLLVDDSIVVVENIERWLHEGHSAKETAVLATKQIGMAVLGCTATLIIAFLPLVFLPGGPGEFTRGLPLAIIMSVIASLLVSLTLVPFLASRFLKSKLNKENIFMRGLKNVIHKTYAPLLDKALKWPKVTLLIALLLFVSSFGLFRQIGFILFPDSEKPMFIIDIKPSVQSNIYETNRITKMVEDSLVHKPYIKYLTSNVGKGNPRIYYNIYQQQEKADFAEIFVLLKDDTKATEKNKIIEDVRKQFRNFPWAKVEVSNFVQGPPIEAPISVRVFGDNIDSLGKLTQQVEQILLHSNGIVNVNNDLGSLKSDIKVQINREKARALGIQTADIDRTVRLGVAGLNVGSFTDENNDDYNIIVEAPKDKFATLNVFHDIYVSGSSGLPVPLNQVAQLTFESSPTLINRFNKNRFAKVTAATSLGVLANDILPTIVPKLNAIKMPPGYYYKLAGQAESEDDTLNRGFITVVIATLFLFVVALILQFKTFKGLLIVLSVIPLGVVGGALILFLTGYPMSYVTIIGFIGLAGVEVKNSILLVDFTNQLRRQGIPLVAAIEKAGEIRFLPVVLTSITAICGMLPIALSSNPLISPLALVLIGGLISSTILSRVVTPVVYKLLPPKIELDTSENKNTGIYEN, via the coding sequence ATGAAGATCACAGCATATTCAGTTAAAAACTATCAATTTACCCTGGTGATGTCACTTATGGCTGCGGTCATCGGGCTGGTGACCATTTTAACTATGCCTCGTGCTGAGGACGCAGAAATTCGGCCGCCGGCATATTTTATCAATGTCGTTTATCCCGGGACCAACTCCAAAAGCATGGAGGAATTGGTTGTGAAACCAATTGAAAAAAAGTTATACGACCTCGATGACGTAGATAAACTGACATCAACCGTACAAGATGGTCTTTCCGTTACTAATATTCTTTTTAAGTACAGTACTGACTGGGAGATCAAATACCAGGATGTGGTCAGGGAAATAAACAGTCTTCGTGGCGATCTGCCGCCGGACCTTTATAAGATCGAAATAAAAAAGATGGACCCCACGGAGGTAAACATTCTCCAACTAGGACTGGCCTCTGAAAATGCCTCTTACAAAGTTCTACGAGACCAGGCCGATAAACTAAAAAAAGAACTTGAGAAAATACCTGAACTTAAGAATGTAGCGTATTCGGGTTTCCCTGAACAGATCGTAAGGATAGACCTTAATCTTTCAAAAATGGCTAAGCTGAACATTCCGCTGAATACCGTCGTGGGCACGCTTCAGGGCGAAGCCGTTAACACACCCGGCGGCAGCATCAATATCAATACGAAGTCATACGATATTAAAACAAATGGCAAATACAAAAGTGTCGATGATATTGCCGGAACCGTTGTTTACAATGCGAACGGAAAAATCGTGTTGCTAAAGGATATTGCGGATGTTCGTTTTAACTATGAAGATGAAAAGTACATTACGAGGGTAAACGGGCATAGATGCGTGCTGGTTTCGGCCTGCCTGAAAAGCGGTTCGAATATAGCGGTCGCCCAGAAAAAATACCTGCCGGTGATCGCCGCTTACACGGAAAAGTTGCCCGCCAGCGTTAGATTAATTAAAGTATTTGATCAGGCTGACAATGTTGCTTACCGGCTAAACGGGCTGGGTAAAGATTTCCTGATCGCAATAGTACTCGTACTCATTACCCTTTTGCCCCTTGGAATAAGGCCGGCATTGATCGTCATGGTGGCTATTCCACTGTCACTGTCATTGGGATTGGTCGGGTTAAGCTATTTGAATATCTCTCTTAACCAATTTAGTATAGTCGGGCTTATCGTAGCACTGAGCCTGCTCGTTGATGACAGCATCGTTGTGGTTGAAAATATCGAACGGTGGCTGCATGAGGGCCATAGCGCAAAAGAAACCGCAGTGCTGGCCACCAAACAGATCGGCATGGCTGTTTTGGGTTGTACGGCAACGCTGATCATTGCATTTCTGCCGCTCGTGTTCCTGCCGGGAGGCCCAGGGGAATTCACCAGGGGATTACCCCTGGCAATCATTATGTCTGTCATCGCATCGCTACTCGTATCGCTAACCCTGGTGCCTTTTTTAGCGAGCAGGTTCTTAAAGTCAAAACTGAATAAAGAGAATATTTTTATGCGGGGTTTAAAAAATGTGATCCATAAAACCTATGCCCCGCTTTTGGATAAAGCGCTTAAGTGGCCTAAAGTTACCCTTTTAATAGCCCTTTTACTATTTGTAAGTTCATTCGGCCTTTTCAGGCAAATTGGATTTATATTATTCCCCGACTCGGAAAAGCCGATGTTCATTATTGACATCAAGCCATCTGTTCAAAGCAATATTTATGAAACGAACCGGATCACGAAGATGGTGGAAGATAGCCTGGTACATAAACCATACATCAAATACCTGACGAGCAATGTTGGGAAAGGTAACCCCCGGATATACTATAATATCTATCAGCAGCAGGAGAAGGCCGATTTCGCCGAGATATTTGTTCTGTTAAAGGATGATACAAAAGCTACAGAAAAAAACAAGATCATTGAAGACGTACGGAAGCAATTCCGAAATTTTCCGTGGGCTAAGGTAGAGGTAAGTAATTTTGTACAGGGGCCACCAATAGAAGCACCGATTTCCGTTCGGGTATTTGGAGACAATATAGACTCGCTCGGGAAACTCACCCAACAGGTCGAACAAATATTGCTGCACAGTAATGGGATTGTTAATGTCAACAATGATCTGGGTTCGTTGAAGTCGGATATTAAGGTACAGATCAACAGGGAAAAAGCCCGGGCCCTTGGCATACAGACTGCTGACATTGACCGAACTGTTCGCCTTGGTGTTGCCGGACTGAATGTTGGCTCATTCACTGACGAAAACAATGACGACTATAACATTATCGTGGAAGCGCCGAAGGATAAGTTCGCGACGTTAAATGTTTTCCACGATATCTATGTTTCCGGATCTTCGGGTTTGCCCGTTCCTTTAAACCAGGTCGCTCAACTTACCTTTGAAAGCTCACCTACGCTGATCAACAGGTTCAACAAGAACCGTTTCGCCAAGGTTACCGCGGCCACAAGCCTGGGTGTGCTGGCAAACGATATCCTGCCGACAATTGTCCCCAAACTAAATGCCATCAAAATGCCTCCCGGGTATTATTACAAACTTGCGGGACAAGCCGAAAGTGAAGATGACACATTGAACAGAGGATTTATTACTGTAGTGATTGCTACGTTATTCTTGTTCGTTGTAGCGTTGATTCTTCAATTTAAGACTTTTAAAGGCCTGCTTATCGTACTGTCGGTGATCCCATTGGGGGTAGTGGGTGGCGCGCTCATTTTGTTCCTTACCGGCTACCCGATGTCATATGTAACGATTATCGGTTTCATTGGCCTTGCCGGTGTCGAGGTTAAGAATTCGATCCTTTTGGTCGATTTCACCAATCAACTTCGCCGACAGGGCATACCATTAGTAGCGGCCATTGAAAAGGCCGGTGAAATAAGGTTTCTTCCGGTAGTTCTGACCTCAATCACTGCTATCTGCGGAATGCTCCCTATAGCGTTGAGTTCAAACCCGCTCATTTCACCCCTGGCTCTTGTTCTGATCGGCGGCTTAATAAGCTCAACTATTTTGTCACGCGTAGTTACGCCGGTAGTGTATAAGCTATTACCGCCAAAGATTGAACTGGACACCAGCGAAAATAAAAACACCGGCATATATGAAAATTAG
- a CDS encoding DUF1697 domain-containing protein, whose amino-acid sequence MTTYISILRGINVSGHRMIKMEALKKICTDLNFTNVQTYIQSGNIIFQSKMTDSKKISETITKNIAKVFDFDVPVITLTQTELETVINSNPFLNDKSKNPAFLHVTFLSDKPVKQNIEQLRHVDLKNDNFEIVDKAIYLYCPDSYSKSKLTNSLLETKLKVTATTRNWKTTNELFKMTTKL is encoded by the coding sequence ATGACAACATACATTTCAATATTAAGAGGAATAAATGTGAGCGGGCACAGAATGATAAAAATGGAAGCTTTAAAAAAAATCTGTACTGACCTAAATTTTACTAATGTTCAGACTTACATACAAAGCGGAAACATTATTTTCCAATCAAAAATGACAGACTCTAAAAAAATAAGCGAAACCATAACAAAAAACATTGCAAAAGTTTTTGACTTTGACGTGCCAGTTATTACTTTGACACAAACAGAATTGGAAACTGTAATAAACTCAAACCCCTTTTTAAATGACAAGTCAAAAAACCCTGCATTTCTTCATGTAACTTTTCTTTCGGACAAACCAGTAAAACAAAATATAGAACAACTAAGGCATGTTGACCTAAAAAATGACAATTTTGAAATAGTTGACAAAGCAATTTATCTTTACTGTCCAGACAGTTATAGCAAATCTAAACTAACAAACAGCCTTTTAGAAACTAAATTAAAAGTAACAGCAACAACAAGGAATTGGAAAACAACAAACGAACTTTTTAAAATGACGACAAAATTATGA
- a CDS encoding helix-turn-helix domain-containing protein produces MKHRQSPFTSTFYMWKGMAAFFYSSHFTSLHSHNTIQLILDTQKDFRFKTKNSSWATCKSLIIKENILHQLDTNGSVQLIIYLDVDTKIAQSIKSKYLVNNEVHSLDLNVFHFVNSKELQQALLMPEPSILECVINKVLACLSFEIENVRTDQRILLAEQAISTTHPEDITSKSVADKVCLSESRLRSLFKQVTGVSLYRYMLWNKIWFATNQIMAGYSIYEAAIDAGFTDGSHFHKMMVKMFGISPSKFLKDNMPDNLVMCDKSPLHFETYVYSHDKK; encoded by the coding sequence ATGAAGCACAGACAAAGTCCATTTACATCCACTTTTTATATGTGGAAAGGTATGGCTGCATTTTTTTATTCATCACACTTCACATCGCTTCATAGCCACAACACGATCCAATTAATACTGGATACACAAAAGGATTTTCGGTTTAAAACAAAAAATAGCAGCTGGGCAACATGTAAAAGCTTGATTATAAAAGAAAATATTTTACATCAGCTGGATACTAATGGGAGCGTTCAATTAATAATTTACCTGGACGTTGATACAAAAATCGCGCAGTCTATCAAATCTAAATACCTGGTCAATAATGAAGTTCATTCTTTGGATTTGAATGTTTTCCATTTTGTAAACTCAAAAGAGCTACAGCAGGCATTGTTAATGCCAGAACCATCGATACTGGAATGTGTTATTAATAAGGTATTAGCATGCTTGTCATTTGAAATTGAGAATGTTCGAACAGACCAGCGAATATTATTGGCAGAACAAGCCATCTCAACCACGCATCCCGAAGATATTACCAGTAAATCGGTAGCAGATAAAGTTTGCCTGTCTGAAAGCAGGCTTCGTTCTTTATTTAAACAGGTAACAGGGGTTTCTTTATACCGGTATATGCTTTGGAACAAAATATGGTTTGCAACGAATCAAATTATGGCAGGTTATTCTATTTATGAAGCGGCAATTGATGCTGGTTTTACTGATGGTAGCCATTTTCATAAAATGATGGTAAAAATGTTTGGCATTAGCCCATCAAAATTTTTGAAAGATAATATGCCGGACAACCTGGTGATGTGCGATAAGTCGCCATTACATTTTGAGACATATGTGTATAGTCATGACAAAAAATGA
- a CDS encoding ATP-binding protein: MIVAFVSVVMKVGFTSTYKAMELFASFGKFTDLYQFLCSIYRMGVALKPAFVVMNKFIRELNAAKLDGAIAQKLRHLEKIHVIVFDDFGLQKLDPDIRLTIMDILENRYKKGATIALGLLVLQDKQVKSKPV, translated from the coding sequence ATGATTGTGGCTTTTGTTTCAGTCGTGATGAAAGTTGGCTTTACGTCAACTTATAAAGCAATGGAACTGTTCGCATCCTTCGGAAAGTTTACTGATCTGTATCAGTTTCTTTGTTCAATTTATAGAATGGGAGTAGCTCTCAAGCCTGCTTTTGTTGTGATGAATAAATTTATAAGGGAGCTCAATGCTGCCAAACTGGATGGTGCCATTGCCCAAAAGTTAAGACACCTGGAAAAAATCCACGTAATCGTTTTTGATGATTTTGGGCTTCAGAAGCTGGATCCTGATATCCGTCTTACGATAATGGACATTCTGGAAAACAGGTATAAAAAAGGAGCAACCATTGCATTAGGGTTACTGGTATTACAGGATAAGCAGGTTAAAAGTAAACCGGTGTAA
- a CDS encoding PLP-dependent aminotransferase family protein → MTFLKELIVINRQSDVAVYLQITNLFITHIRHGRLRKGLQLPGSRELAELLGINRMTAVAAYQELEAQGWIEMLPRKGTFVKAMLPVLSPRTLAAAPISTAIPDVPGFTYEKKKIIPIPSSDFPPSGKLSFNDGFPDVREAPIDELTRCLRSLAGLAANRKYLMYGGAQGTLFLRQTLADFLCDTRGLSITADNILITKGAQMGIFIAASVIMNPTDEVIVAIPNYKSANMTFQQLGAILNYVPVDEAGIDTDAIEKLCMKKKIRLVYVIPHHHNPTTVTLSPGRRMHLLQLAARYKFAIIEDDYDYDFHYSSKPVMPMASHDSKGNVVYIGTLTKTFAPAVRLGFIVAPKEFIQVATYFRKIIDTQGDSLMENAIASLYKDGTISRHIKKSVKLYKERRDHFCEVLHRELGGQVSFNVPDGGMSVYTHFPYYDLKAVSHKALERGLIMKDGTTYDVGKQTFNAVRLGFASLNNKEQVQAVRILRDVVDSL, encoded by the coding sequence ATGACATTCTTGAAAGAACTGATCGTAATCAATAGACAATCTGACGTGGCTGTTTACCTGCAGATCACGAATTTATTTATTACCCATATTCGACATGGAAGGTTGCGCAAAGGCTTGCAGCTGCCCGGCTCCCGGGAACTGGCGGAGTTGCTGGGCATCAACCGGATGACAGCTGTAGCGGCTTACCAGGAACTGGAGGCTCAGGGCTGGATTGAAATGCTGCCGCGGAAAGGAACTTTTGTAAAAGCCATGCTACCGGTTTTGTCGCCCCGTACCCTGGCGGCAGCCCCCATATCAACCGCTATACCCGATGTGCCGGGGTTTACCTATGAGAAGAAAAAGATCATTCCCATTCCTTCCTCTGATTTTCCACCTTCGGGTAAACTTTCGTTCAATGATGGCTTTCCTGATGTACGGGAAGCGCCCATTGATGAGCTCACGCGCTGTTTGCGGAGTTTAGCAGGCCTGGCCGCCAACAGGAAATATTTAATGTATGGTGGTGCGCAGGGCACTTTATTCCTGCGGCAAACGCTGGCCGATTTCTTATGCGATACCCGAGGGCTGTCTATAACGGCCGATAATATCCTCATCACAAAAGGTGCGCAAATGGGCATTTTCATTGCGGCTTCGGTGATCATGAACCCCACTGATGAAGTGATCGTTGCCATTCCCAATTACAAAAGCGCCAACATGACTTTTCAGCAACTGGGCGCCATCCTAAATTATGTGCCCGTTGATGAGGCTGGTATAGATACCGATGCTATTGAAAAATTATGTATGAAGAAAAAGATCAGGCTTGTGTATGTAATCCCGCATCACCACAATCCTACCACGGTTACGCTGTCACCCGGCCGAAGAATGCACCTGCTGCAGCTGGCCGCCAGATACAAGTTTGCGATCATTGAAGACGATTACGATTATGATTTTCATTACAGCAGTAAACCTGTTATGCCCATGGCCAGTCACGACAGCAAAGGCAATGTGGTATATATAGGTACGCTTACCAAAACCTTTGCCCCGGCCGTCCGATTGGGTTTTATAGTAGCCCCCAAAGAGTTTATACAGGTGGCTACGTATTTCCGCAAGATTATTGATACGCAGGGCGACAGCTTAATGGAAAACGCCATTGCATCTTTATACAAAGATGGTACCATTAGCCGGCACATTAAGAAGTCGGTAAAACTGTATAAAGAACGAAGGGACCATTTTTGTGAGGTGTTGCATCGGGAACTGGGTGGTCAGGTTTCCTTTAATGTACCCGATGGCGGCATGTCAGTGTACACGCATTTCCCTTATTACGATCTGAAAGCTGTTTCCCATAAAGCATTGGAGCGCGGCCTGATCATGAAAGATGGAACCACGTATGATGTAGGCAAACAAACGTTCAATGCTGTACGATTAGGATTTGCTTCTTTAAATAATAAGGAGCAGGTACAGGCGGTGCGGATCCTGAGGGACGTTGTTGATAGCCTATAA
- a CDS encoding carboxymuconolactone decarboxylase family protein, with product MKERMNIDAAEPGIYKAMNAAEKEMAGFTIEKKLAELIKLRTSQINGCGYCVNYHAGDARKAGETEQRVYAISAWWETPFYTEAERAALKLAEEVTNIKEAGLREETFQNARKYFSEQEIAQLIFITTVTNSWNRIAISMHMVAA from the coding sequence ATGAAAGAAAGAATGAACATAGATGCGGCTGAACCCGGCATTTACAAGGCCATGAACGCAGCCGAAAAAGAAATGGCCGGTTTCACCATTGAAAAAAAACTGGCCGAACTGATTAAACTACGCACCTCCCAGATCAATGGTTGCGGGTATTGTGTAAACTATCATGCCGGTGATGCGCGTAAGGCGGGCGAAACGGAACAACGGGTATACGCTATCAGCGCCTGGTGGGAAACGCCTTTCTATACCGAAGCAGAACGGGCTGCACTGAAACTGGCAGAAGAAGTAACCAATATAAAGGAAGCCGGCCTGCGTGAAGAAACCTTTCAAAATGCCCGGAAATATTTCAGCGAACAGGAAATAGCGCAACTCATCTTTATTACCACGGTTACCAACAGCTGGAACCGGATTGCCATAAGCATGCATATGGTAGCAGCATAA
- a CDS encoding DUF2004 domain-containing protein, with the protein MSENALSILEQLDPNNLDDYYDLDFKVGDQQISIDLNFDQNAIDINRLDAVKKFLSNIEAYDKTNKDRIKQDYADENCDKVKTYVDYLIKDNDEEDIAGFTNSQDQLHNIEQQLLKIFQLVRLGLFPHEDVHFATFDYTISRELTDDLVVIFTNHLGEMDYMTLES; encoded by the coding sequence ATGTCGGAAAACGCATTATCGATACTGGAACAACTTGATCCAAACAATCTGGACGATTATTATGACCTGGATTTCAAGGTTGGAGATCAGCAGATTAGCATTGACTTAAATTTTGACCAGAATGCAATTGACATAAACCGTTTGGATGCGGTTAAGAAGTTCTTATCTAATATCGAAGCGTACGACAAGACGAATAAAGACCGTATTAAACAGGATTACGCTGATGAAAACTGTGACAAGGTCAAAACCTATGTTGACTACCTTATAAAAGACAACGACGAAGAGGATATTGCTGGCTTTACAAATAGCCAGGATCAACTTCACAATATTGAACAACAATTATTGAAAATATTTCAACTCGTGAGGCTCGGACTGTTTCCTCATGAGGATGTTCATTTTGCGACTTTTGATTACACCATTTCTCGTGAGTTAACTGATGATCTGGTTGTAATTTTCACGAACCATTTAGGCGAAATGGATTACATGACTTTAGAAAGCTAA